From a region of the Apibacter sp. B3706 genome:
- a CDS encoding ABC transporter substrate-binding protein gives MFTLCSFGNENHELFMRKIFIFCVFAIVLFSCNKSIENMVASKNEYATNFSIQNENNQLIITSAGRSLVFPQHYKSKRCVITTTSASAYIDALGEINSIVGVCSPHYFYNPKIKEKIKNKTIEDIGNDGTLNFEKILALKPDLIISGHNPNYEKILNQLSKQGIKILYVEEFMELHPLGKTEYLKLFGTVFKQLPKADSIFSIVKENYLNLKEKSAHISMKPTVFTGIMYGDSWYMAGGKSFLATLFRDAGAHYLWQDNTNSGSVPMTFEEVLSKAKNADLWIGTSNFKSKRDLLNSNTNYAWFKAYQSGNVYALNNKENQSFANDYYEYGSIYADKVLSDLIKIIHPELVPEYQLTYLRKLE, from the coding sequence ATGTTTACTTTATGTAGTTTTGGTAACGAAAATCATGAATTGTTTATGAGGAAAATATTCATTTTTTGTGTATTTGCGATTGTTTTATTTTCATGCAACAAGTCAATAGAAAACATGGTTGCTTCTAAAAACGAATACGCCACTAATTTTTCAATTCAAAATGAAAATAATCAACTAATTATAACATCAGCGGGCCGTAGTTTAGTTTTTCCGCAGCATTACAAAAGTAAACGATGTGTAATTACTACTACTTCCGCCTCGGCGTATATTGATGCATTGGGAGAGATTAACTCCATTGTAGGTGTTTGTTCACCCCATTATTTCTATAATCCAAAAATCAAAGAAAAAATTAAAAACAAAACCATCGAAGATATAGGAAATGACGGAACGTTAAATTTTGAAAAAATCTTAGCTTTAAAACCGGATTTAATTATATCCGGACATAACCCCAATTATGAAAAAATTTTAAATCAACTGTCTAAGCAGGGTATTAAAATTCTTTATGTAGAAGAATTTATGGAATTACATCCATTAGGAAAAACAGAATATTTGAAATTATTCGGAACAGTTTTTAAACAGCTCCCAAAGGCCGACAGCATCTTTTCTATAGTAAAAGAAAACTATTTAAATTTAAAAGAAAAATCGGCTCATATTAGTATGAAACCCACCGTTTTTACCGGAATTATGTATGGAGATTCCTGGTATATGGCAGGAGGAAAAAGCTTTCTAGCTACTCTTTTCAGAGATGCAGGAGCTCATTATTTATGGCAGGATAATACAAATTCAGGATCGGTTCCCATGACTTTTGAAGAAGTCCTAAGTAAAGCTAAAAATGCCGATTTATGGATAGGAACCAGTAATTTTAAATCCAAAAGAGATTTGTTAAATTCCAATACAAACTATGCATGGTTTAAAGCGTATCAATCAGGAAATGTATATGCATTAAATAATAAAGAAAACCAATCATTCGCTAATGACTACTACGAGTACGGAAGCATTTATGCGGATAAAGTATTATCGGATCTTATTAAAATCATACATCCCGAACTAGTTCCTGAATACCAATTAACGTATTTACGGAAATTAGAATAA
- a CDS encoding MlaD family protein: protein MKARKEFTAGIIVIVTLLAFWWLFKFLKAQNVFTNQNTYYVKYNKVEGLSKSKNVNINGLKVGMVESIIPVPTKTKNISFIVAINVDKDYKFSKNSVAQIVTSFMNGAEINLVLAEDQAEIAKTGDTLKGSLLPGLMDLAEEKIKPISDNANKVLLRLDSTLASTNKLLNEKNRQNIESSLANLNQAIAEFNKLGKGANQLLANNSSKINLAIDNANKMMVTTNTTVEKYGMMADKINKADLDVAVKKLESTLNNLNEISGKINSGEGSMGKLMNDPGLYTNLTQASKNLSVLLDDLKTNPKRYVHFSIFGGGGKKSKQEGTAK, encoded by the coding sequence GTGAAAGCAAGAAAGGAATTTACAGCGGGTATAATAGTAATTGTAACTTTATTAGCCTTTTGGTGGTTGTTTAAATTTTTAAAAGCGCAAAACGTTTTTACAAATCAAAACACCTATTATGTAAAATATAATAAAGTAGAAGGCTTATCTAAATCTAAAAATGTAAATATAAACGGCTTAAAAGTCGGAATGGTGGAATCTATCATTCCTGTACCAACCAAAACTAAAAATATAAGCTTTATTGTAGCAATAAATGTTGATAAAGATTATAAATTTTCTAAAAATTCTGTAGCTCAAATAGTTACCAGTTTTATGAATGGTGCAGAAATTAATTTGGTTTTAGCTGAAGATCAAGCAGAAATAGCAAAAACAGGAGATACTTTGAAAGGAAGTTTATTGCCGGGCCTAATGGATTTAGCCGAAGAAAAGATAAAACCAATTAGTGATAATGCCAATAAAGTTTTATTAAGACTGGATTCTACTCTAGCTTCAACTAATAAACTTCTTAATGAAAAAAATCGACAAAATATAGAATCTTCCTTAGCAAATTTAAATCAAGCTATTGCAGAATTCAATAAGTTAGGTAAAGGAGCGAACCAATTACTGGCTAATAATTCTTCAAAAATTAATTTAGCTATAGATAATGCCAATAAAATGATGGTAACAACCAATACTACGGTTGAAAAATATGGAATGATGGCTGATAAGATCAATAAAGCAGATTTAGATGTTGCCGTTAAAAAATTAGAATCAACGTTAAATAATCTTAACGAAATATCCGGTAAAATAAATTCGGGAGAAGGCTCAATGGGCAAACTAATGAATGATCCCGGTTTATATACTAACTTAACTCAAGCTTCGAAAAATTTAAGTGTTTTATTGGATGATTTAAAAACCAATCCAAAAAGATATGTTCACTTTTCAATTTTCGGAGGTGGCGGAAAAAAGAGTAAACAAGAAGGAACAGCCAAATAA
- a CDS encoding (Fe-S)-binding protein, protein MDYIQSIIFLLLAFAGIGLFVRNILKIKRNILLGKAENRSDNPSKRWKLVLRIAVGQGKMLARPVAGILHLVVYIGFVIINIELIEIFVDGIWGTHRYFGKILPSPLYNLTTGTVDILSFSVLIAVTLFFIRRNIIKVPRLNSKDLLGWPHMDGNLILIIEFLMMLSLLIMNAADFTLQKKGILYSCGFFPVSNCIFNNVFSTFSVESLYIMQKSAWWFHYLGVLFFLNYLYFSKHLHILFAFPNTYFANLQKQGQLNDLDSVTKEVKLLLDPNADPYQASTEESVPEKFGVSDATDLSWIQLLNAYTCTECGRCTSSCPANLTGKKLSPRKIMMDVRDRIEEIGRNIDKNGNFLDDGKQLLGNYITPEEIWACTTCNACVEACPLLINPLSILIDLRRYLVMEKTAAPSELNSMMSNIENNNAPWQFSQNDRANWTKE, encoded by the coding sequence ATGGATTACATACAGAGCATCATATTCTTACTTCTTGCATTCGCAGGAATTGGATTGTTTGTTCGTAATATCCTTAAAATAAAAAGAAATATATTATTAGGTAAAGCAGAAAACCGTTCGGATAATCCCTCCAAAAGATGGAAATTAGTTTTACGTATTGCCGTTGGGCAAGGGAAAATGTTAGCCCGTCCGGTTGCCGGAATTTTACATCTTGTTGTATATATAGGATTTGTCATCATAAATATAGAATTAATTGAAATATTTGTTGATGGTATATGGGGAACCCATCGGTATTTCGGAAAAATTCTCCCCTCTCCTCTTTATAATTTGACAACTGGAACGGTAGATATTCTATCATTTTCTGTTTTAATTGCGGTAACCCTATTTTTTATACGGAGAAATATAATCAAAGTTCCAAGGCTTAATTCTAAAGATTTGCTGGGTTGGCCGCATATGGACGGAAATCTAATTTTGATTATTGAGTTCTTAATGATGCTTTCTTTGCTCATTATGAATGCTGCCGATTTTACTCTTCAAAAAAAAGGTATTTTATATTCATGCGGATTTTTTCCAGTAAGCAATTGCATTTTTAATAACGTATTTTCGACTTTTTCAGTTGAAAGTTTGTATATAATGCAAAAATCAGCCTGGTGGTTTCATTACCTCGGGGTTCTCTTTTTTTTAAATTACTTATATTTTTCCAAACACTTACATATCCTATTTGCTTTTCCAAATACTTATTTTGCTAACCTTCAAAAACAAGGTCAACTTAATGATTTGGACTCTGTAACTAAAGAAGTAAAATTATTATTAGATCCCAATGCTGATCCTTATCAAGCATCAACGGAAGAATCAGTACCTGAAAAATTCGGAGTCAGTGACGCTACTGATTTATCTTGGATCCAATTATTGAATGCATATACCTGCACTGAGTGTGGAAGATGTACATCAAGTTGTCCGGCAAACTTAACCGGAAAAAAATTATCTCCAAGAAAAATCATGATGGATGTTCGTGATCGTATCGAGGAAATCGGTAGAAATATTGACAAAAACGGGAATTTTTTAGATGACGGCAAACAACTTTTAGGTAACTATATTACTCCTGAAGAGATTTGGGCTTGTACAACTTGTAATGCTTGTGTGGAGGCTTGTCCGTTATTGATAAACCCTCTTTCCATACTAATTGATTTGCGCAGATATTTAGTAATGGAGAAAACTGCTGCTCCTAGCGAATTAAATTCTATGATGAGCAATATTGAAAATAATAATGCCCCTTGGCAATTCAGTCAAAATGATAGAGCCAATTGGACTAAAGAATAA
- a CDS encoding (Fe-S)-binding protein yields the protein MERPIKTMAEFKAEGKSPEILFWVGCAGSFDDRAKKITKSFASLLQKANIEFAILGQEEGCTGDPAKRAGNEFLFQMQALMNIEVLNSYEIKKIVTACPHCFNTLKNEYPQLGGTYEVLHHTQFLLSLLNEGRIKVKGGIYKGKKITFHDPCYLGRANDVYEAPRELLAQLEVNLLEMKRCKQNGLCCGAGGAQMFKEPEPGIKDINVERTEEALLLNPDIIATGCPFCNTMLTDGLQSKNNNSQIYVKDLAELLNENLS from the coding sequence ATGGAACGACCTATTAAAACTATGGCAGAATTTAAGGCAGAAGGAAAATCCCCTGAAATACTTTTTTGGGTGGGATGTGCCGGAAGTTTTGATGATCGAGCCAAAAAAATAACAAAATCATTTGCTTCTTTACTTCAAAAGGCCAATATTGAATTTGCTATTTTAGGGCAGGAAGAAGGTTGTACCGGAGATCCGGCCAAAAGAGCCGGAAATGAATTTCTATTTCAAATGCAGGCCTTGATGAATATTGAAGTTTTGAATTCATATGAAATAAAAAAAATTGTTACCGCTTGTCCTCATTGTTTTAATACTCTAAAAAATGAATATCCTCAATTAGGAGGCACATATGAAGTTTTACATCATACACAGTTTTTACTTTCTCTTTTAAATGAAGGAAGAATAAAAGTTAAGGGAGGAATTTATAAAGGAAAAAAGATAACTTTCCATGATCCCTGTTATTTGGGAAGAGCTAATGATGTGTATGAAGCTCCTCGTGAATTGTTGGCCCAATTGGAAGTTAATTTGTTAGAGATGAAAAGATGTAAACAAAACGGTTTATGTTGCGGTGCGGGTGGAGCACAAATGTTTAAAGAACCGGAACCCGGTATCAAAGATATCAATGTTGAGCGAACAGAAGAGGCTTTACTACTTAATCCCGATATAATAGCAACGGGATGTCCTTTTTGCAATACAATGCTTACAGACGGTCTTCAATCAAAAAATAATAACTCTCAAATCTATGTTAAAGATTTAGCAGAGTTATTGAATGAAAATTTAAGCTAA
- a CDS encoding mechanosensitive ion channel family protein: MRKTNRKIYFVILYLYTAIGIYAQHINEKNNIHEDSLLSKEKKDSLKIQELKMQVQELKLSQIALLNEKKNMGKTDSLKKALQKKQIDSLRAITKGYPVVIDNDTLFNLYARRGGVMPADRASKVKEVIIAEGKKLKLKPDSIYMYETEYVTDIMSGDKVIITLSDQDGLWQNTTRQDLAKKYTAIISKKISELHSKYGLQQKIKSFLILFLVIIAQIIAIYFTQKLFIKIKSRLKKIINEKFKANKFLTNDRQEVLLVSITKVTKYSFIIVQLIISIFIIFSIFPETEKYVYHMFTFMGNLAKDMGNTIIHYIPNLVKIIFIYLIFKYIIKILKYFSGEIAEERIKIKGFYPDWAHSTFNILRFLLYSFMFIMIWPLLPNSNSPAFQGISVFIGLIISLGSTTVIGNLMSGLVITYMRAFKIGDQIKLNDTIGNVVEKTPFVTRVRTSKNELITIPNSFILSSQTVNYSASARNYGIIIYSDITVGYDIPRKQVEDLLIEAATNAEGVLKNPAPFVLVKELEDFYCCYQINAYTDRDLAMPKVYSNLHKNIMDRFHEEGIEILSPHFYAERDGNEIVMPSQYKHQSND, translated from the coding sequence ATGAGAAAAACTAACCGAAAAATATATTTTGTTATCCTATATTTATACACAGCGATAGGTATATATGCTCAACATATTAATGAAAAGAATAACATACACGAAGATTCCCTATTATCCAAAGAAAAAAAAGATTCGCTTAAGATTCAAGAACTTAAAATGCAAGTTCAGGAATTAAAATTAAGCCAAATTGCCCTTCTGAATGAAAAGAAAAATATGGGAAAAACCGATTCCCTAAAAAAAGCATTACAAAAAAAACAAATTGACTCATTACGGGCGATCACCAAAGGGTATCCTGTTGTAATCGATAATGACACTTTATTTAATTTATATGCTCGGAGAGGCGGCGTAATGCCCGCAGACCGGGCAAGTAAGGTAAAGGAAGTGATAATAGCGGAAGGAAAAAAACTAAAGCTTAAGCCCGATTCTATATACATGTATGAAACCGAATACGTTACAGATATTATGTCCGGAGACAAGGTTATAATTACTTTATCGGATCAAGATGGTTTATGGCAAAATACCACTCGTCAAGATCTTGCAAAAAAATATACAGCAATTATTTCCAAAAAAATATCTGAATTACACTCCAAATATGGTCTTCAACAAAAAATTAAGTCATTTTTAATTTTATTTTTAGTCATTATTGCTCAAATAATTGCCATATATTTTACCCAAAAATTATTTATAAAAATTAAGAGTCGCCTAAAAAAAATAATTAATGAGAAATTCAAAGCGAATAAATTTCTTACCAATGATCGACAGGAAGTTTTATTGGTTTCTATAACAAAAGTTACCAAATATTCATTTATCATTGTCCAATTAATTATATCTATATTTATCATATTTTCAATTTTCCCTGAAACAGAAAAATATGTATATCACATGTTTACTTTTATGGGAAATCTTGCTAAAGACATGGGAAATACCATTATTCATTATATTCCCAATTTAGTTAAGATAATTTTTATATACTTAATTTTCAAATACATAATAAAAATATTAAAGTATTTTTCAGGAGAAATAGCTGAAGAAAGAATTAAAATCAAAGGTTTCTATCCGGATTGGGCGCATTCAACGTTCAATATACTTCGATTTTTACTTTATTCTTTTATGTTTATTATGATTTGGCCACTACTTCCTAATTCTAATTCTCCCGCCTTTCAAGGGATTTCCGTATTTATCGGTCTTATTATATCATTAGGATCTACTACCGTAATAGGAAACTTAATGTCCGGATTGGTTATTACTTATATGCGTGCATTTAAAATCGGAGATCAGATTAAGCTGAATGATACGATTGGTAATGTCGTAGAAAAAACACCTTTTGTAACGAGAGTTAGAACTTCAAAAAATGAATTGATTACTATTCCTAATTCTTTTATTCTTTCTTCTCAAACAGTTAATTATAGCGCTTCGGCAAGAAATTACGGGATTATAATATATTCAGATATTACGGTGGGTTATGATATTCCCCGCAAACAAGTAGAAGATTTACTTATTGAAGCGGCTACTAATGCAGAAGGAGTGTTAAAAAATCCTGCTCCATTTGTATTGGTGAAAGAATTGGAAGATTTCTATTGCTGTTATCAGATTAACGCCTATACGGATCGGGATTTGGCTATGCCTAAAGTTTATTCAAATCTTCATAAAAATATTATGGATCGTTTTCATGAAGAAGGAATTGAAATTTTATCGCCTCATTTTTATGCAGAACGCGATGGTAATGAAATTGTAATGCCTTCCCAATACAAACACCAATCCAATGATTGA
- a CDS encoding HAD family hydrolase, whose product MDYSKLKLVVTDMDGTLLHSDYTLNQEFFTIYEKLKKLDIKFVVASGRQYESLLGVFEKIKNEIYFIAENGGNVVHRGKQLFIHELDQNVIHEVAQLIRPLPDTQMLLCGIKSAYIEEGFSEFEKQIAPYYPKRKIIPSFQEPIDDQIVKMAIYNSVGSEENILPYVKHLSENYQVVVSGKLWLDISVKNADKGFALKEVQEILNISKAETMAFGDFLNDIGMMQESHFSYAMKNAHPKLQEISKFKTDSNDEDGVLNILKEVIAQRER is encoded by the coding sequence ATGGACTATAGTAAGTTAAAACTGGTAGTTACAGATATGGATGGAACACTGCTTCATTCAGATTATACACTCAATCAAGAGTTCTTTACAATATATGAAAAACTGAAAAAGTTGGATATAAAATTTGTCGTAGCAAGTGGAAGACAATATGAAAGTCTCTTAGGGGTTTTTGAAAAAATTAAGAACGAAATATATTTTATTGCTGAAAATGGAGGAAATGTAGTACACAGAGGAAAGCAGTTATTTATCCATGAATTGGATCAAAATGTTATCCATGAAGTAGCCCAATTGATACGTCCCTTACCCGATACTCAAATGCTTTTATGCGGTATAAAAAGTGCATATATTGAAGAAGGATTTTCGGAATTTGAAAAACAAATAGCTCCCTATTATCCTAAAAGGAAAATTATTCCGAGCTTTCAGGAGCCTATTGATGATCAGATTGTTAAAATGGCGATATACAACAGTGTAGGTTCGGAAGAAAATATTTTACCTTATGTGAAACACCTTAGTGAAAATTACCAAGTAGTTGTATCAGGTAAATTATGGCTGGATATTTCTGTTAAAAATGCCGATAAAGGATTTGCTTTAAAAGAAGTTCAAGAAATATTAAACATATCTAAAGCAGAAACTATGGCTTTTGGAGATTTTTTAAACGATATAGGAATGATGCAGGAAAGCCATTTTAGTTACGCAATGAAAAATGCACATCCTAAATTACAGGAAATTTCCAAATTTAAAACAGATTCCAATGATGAAGATGGGGTTTTAAATATTTTAAAGGAGGTAATAGCACAAAGAGAAAGATAG
- the fmt gene encoding methionyl-tRNA formyltransferase has product MTKKALRIVYMGTPEFAVAPLEEIIKSGYEVVGVVTTPDKPAGRGQKMAESAVKKYAVSQNLTLFQPAKMKDPEFINQLQQLNPDVIVIVAFRLLPKEVWSIPKLGTFNLHASLLPQYRGASPINFAIINGDKESGVTTFFIDDKIDTGEILLQAKTEIEDSDDAGILHDKLKNLGKQLVVKTLEGLSEGTLKPQKQILKEGVEYKYAPKLFKEDCQIHWDAPLENIHNLIRGLSPYPAAFTHLSINGESKILKIYKGHYKIEKHILDIGTVCIEGKKTFKIAAADGFYFLTEVQLEGKKRMGISDFINGLTIKHNLKAN; this is encoded by the coding sequence ATGACAAAAAAAGCTCTAAGAATAGTCTACATGGGAACTCCGGAGTTTGCTGTAGCTCCTTTAGAAGAAATAATAAAATCCGGATATGAAGTAGTTGGAGTAGTAACTACTCCTGATAAACCGGCAGGAAGAGGACAAAAAATGGCTGAATCAGCCGTTAAAAAATATGCAGTAAGTCAAAATTTGACCTTGTTCCAACCCGCAAAAATGAAAGATCCCGAATTTATAAATCAGCTTCAACAATTAAATCCGGATGTAATCGTTATTGTAGCTTTTCGTTTATTGCCTAAAGAAGTTTGGTCTATTCCAAAATTAGGAACTTTTAATTTACATGCATCCTTATTGCCTCAGTACAGAGGAGCTTCACCTATTAACTTTGCTATTATCAACGGGGATAAAGAATCGGGGGTTACCACATTTTTTATTGATGATAAAATTGATACCGGTGAAATTTTGTTGCAAGCTAAGACAGAAATTGAGGATTCCGATGACGCCGGAATTTTACATGATAAACTAAAAAATTTAGGAAAACAATTAGTAGTAAAAACTCTTGAAGGCCTTTCAGAAGGAACATTAAAACCTCAAAAACAAATTTTAAAAGAGGGGGTTGAATATAAATATGCTCCTAAATTATTTAAAGAAGATTGTCAAATACATTGGGATGCACCTTTAGAAAATATACACAATTTAATAAGAGGTTTAAGTCCTTATCCTGCTGCTTTTACCCATTTGTCGATAAATGGAGAGTCTAAAATATTAAAAATTTATAAGGGGCATTATAAAATTGAAAAACATATTCTAGATATTGGAACTGTATGTATTGAAGGCAAAAAAACATTTAAAATTGCAGCCGCCGATGGATTCTATTTTTTAACTGAAGTTCAATTAGAAGGAAAGAAAAGAATGGGAATTTCAGATTTTATAAACGGATTAACAATAAAACATAATTTAAAAGCTAACTAA
- the rplU gene encoding 50S ribosomal protein L21 — translation MYAIVEIAGLQYKVEQDQKLFVNRLKANIDDEVTFDKVLLIDNGSVTVGAPVINGVTVVAKVLDQVKGDKVIVFKKKRRKGYKVKNGHRQQFTQIQIVSIGGAEAPKKAAKKAAPKKEKEAEVKEVKAED, via the coding sequence ATGTATGCAATTGTAGAGATAGCAGGGCTTCAATACAAAGTTGAGCAAGACCAAAAATTGTTCGTAAACCGTTTAAAAGCAAATATTGACGATGAAGTTACTTTTGACAAAGTATTGCTTATCGATAACGGTTCTGTAACAGTTGGCGCCCCGGTTATTAATGGAGTGACAGTAGTCGCTAAAGTTTTAGATCAAGTAAAAGGAGACAAAGTAATTGTTTTCAAAAAGAAAAGAAGAAAAGGTTACAAAGTAAAAAATGGTCACAGACAACAATTTACTCAAATTCAAATTGTTTCCATAGGTGGTGCAGAAGCTCCTAAAAAGGCAGCAAAAAAAGCAGCTCCTAAAAAAGAAAAAGAAGCGGAAGTTAAAGAAGTAAAAGCAGAAGATTAA
- the rpmA gene encoding 50S ribosomal protein L27, with the protein MAHKKGVGSSKNGRESHSKRLGVKIFGGQDAKAGNILVRQRGTTHHPGDNVGMGKDHTLFALTDGVVVFRKKQNNRSYVSIQPSTEAQA; encoded by the coding sequence ATGGCACACAAGAAAGGAGTTGGTAGCTCCAAAAACGGTAGAGAATCACATTCCAAAAGATTAGGAGTAAAGATTTTCGGTGGTCAAGACGCCAAAGCAGGTAACATCTTAGTGAGACAAAGAGGAACAACTCATCACCCAGGTGATAATGTTGGAATGGGAAAAGACCATACTTTGTTTGCTCTTACAGATGGTGTAGTAGTTTTTAGAAAAAAACAAAATAATCGTTCTTATGTTTCAATACAACCTAGTACTGAAGCTCAAGCTTAA